A window of the Brassica napus cultivar Da-Ae chromosome A2, Da-Ae, whole genome shotgun sequence genome harbors these coding sequences:
- the LOC125580282 gene encoding RING finger protein 10-like isoform X2, whose amino-acid sequence MSILPPTHIQGHESSPPPSNSSLNPSSEHGNSSLVSPPPSSRIGSLTLAGSSLPTSDFSSGSREPIAAAEEEHSHGSSKEITQIGAGKGSFSPPSADRHDHLRYDSRRNRSRGRNARAAAAASSSHVQQQHNATGPSNSPRGSSHHNPTGRRANMISGNHLLNFQYDPISPQQFRPPPPPQRRQMHRRRPYNKDLFLQANYKFVVLDTGDHSPDSMDPDKMLQWDNIICVRYSTPSPVQCPICLEYPLCPQITSCGHIFCFPCVLQYLLIGEDNHKAECFKRCPLCFVMISPRELYTVYIENVKQYSVGDPIEFILLTRKKDSFAPTRKNEIDSDVPDPFSKFTFTQDVDLSVRQAVSELDGWIARADPGLVDDLEKHLYVNAALERLEERKLYWKEQRLSNCCKPSAKPRSHVPSSSPPDVSRAGYQAPSLAKGATISSSNDQDKSTEESSVEKDAPLMPSSDNGSKRPLLHQNDSKDQKDNDDAYNFYQSVDGQHIILHSLNMKCLLHHYGSNDFLPTRVSGKIVEMETVTQSEAIRRRYRFLSHFSLTTTFQICEIDMRESLPPEAFAPFMDEIKKREKQRKERARKERKDKIKAEVAAAAELAPLMASCGQFYYGDDPSFSLDDFEALGNSAPVVSSSPPTIGERSSFSHVTRLGFAAGHDSPNLNNEPRNIQSSSSNSEVSNATTGARNTNTTSFASVTSRTPTTPVAIKEPGKRGKKQSRVLLSTTSVRRY is encoded by the exons ATGTCCATCTTGCCTCCTACGCATATCCAAGGTCACgaatcttctcctcctccttcgAATTCGTCTCTAAACCCTAGCTCTGAGCATGGCAACAGCTCTCTCGTGTCTCCTCCTCCTTCCTCTCGAATTGGATCCCTCACCCTCGCCGGATCATCTCTCCCAACTTCTGATTTCTCCAGTGGCTCTCGCG AACCGATTGCTGCAGCTGAGGAGGAGCATAGCCATGGATCTTCCAAAGAG ATAACGCAAATTGGAGCAGGGAAGGGGAGCTTTTCCCCACCTAGTGCAGATAGACATGACCATCTTCGATATGATAGTCGAAGAAATAGGTCCAGAGGGAGAAATGCcagagctgctgctgctgcttcttcttctcatgtGCAGCAGCAGCACAATGCTACTGGACCCTCCAACTCTCCTAGAGGCTCCTCTCATCACAATCCAACTGGTAGACGGGCTAATATGATTAGCGGGAACCATTTACTGAACTTTCAGTATGATCCCATTTCTCCCCAACAGTTCAggcctcctcctccacctcaGAGAAGGCAAATGCACAGGAGGAGGCCTTATAACAAGGACTTGTTTCTCCAGGCGAATTACAAGTTCGTTGTGTTGGACACTGGTGATCACTCTCCTGATTCCATGGATCCTGATAAGATGCTGCAGTGGGATAATATCATTTGCGTGAGGTACTCCACTCCGTCTCCTGTGCAGTGCCCTATCTGCTTGGAGTATCCTCTCTGTCCGCAGATAACCTCGTGTGGGCATATCTTCTGCTTCCCTTGTGTTCTGCAGTACCTTTTGATCGGTGAGGATAACCACAAGGCGGAGTGCTTCAAGAGGTGTCCTCTGTGCTTTGTGATGATTTCTCCCAGAGAGTTGTACACCGTTTATATCGAAAAcgtcaaacagtactctgttgGAGATCCCATCGAGTTTATACTTCTGACTCGCAAGAAAGACTCTTTTGCTCCGACAAGGAAGAACGAGATTGACTCGGACGTTCCTGATCCATTTTCAAAGTTCACGTTCACGCAAGATGTTGATCTCTCTGTCAGACAGGCGGTTTCTGAGTTAGACGGTTGGATTGCAAGAGCAGATCCTGGGCTCGTGGACGACTTGGAGAAGCACCTATATGTGAACGCTGCTTTGGAGCGTTTGGAGGAGAGGAAGTTGTATTGGAAGGAGCAGAGGCTCTCTAATTGTTGCAAACCAAGCGCGAAGCCTAGAAGTCATGTACCGTCTTCCTCACCTCCTGATGTTTCTCGAGCTGGTTATCAAGCACCTAGCTTGGCTAAAGGAGCAACAATCAGCAGCTCTAACGATCAAGATAAATCAACTGAAGAATCTTCAGTTG AAAAGGATGCACCGTTGATGCCCTCCTCAGACAATGGGAGTAAAAGGCCCCTTTTGCACCAAAATGACAGCAAGGATCAAAAGGACAACGATGATGCGTACAACTTTTATCAG TCCGTTGATGGACAGCATATTATCCTTCACTCTTTGAATATGAAATGCCTTCTGCACCACTATGGAAGCAATGACTTTCTTCCAACAAG AGTGAGTGGGAAGATAGTGGAAATGGAGACTGTCACCCAGTCAGAAGCGATAAGGAGACGCTACCGCTTCTTGAGTCATTTTTCTTTAACTACGACATTTCAG ATATGTGAGATTGATATGAGGGAATCATTACCTCCTGAAGCATTTGCTCCGTTTATGGACGAAATCAAGAAGCGTGAGAAGCAGAGGAAAGAACGTGCTAGGAAG GAGcgaaaagataaaataaaagctGAAGTAGCCGCAGCTGCAGAGCTTGCACCATTGATGGCCAGTTGTGGGCAGTTCTATTATGGTGACGATCCTTCATTTTCCTTGGATGATTTTGAAG CCCTTGGAAACTCTGCCCCAGTAGTATCGTCAAGCCCTCCAACCATCGGAGAGAGAAGTTCCTTCTCACACGTGACAAGGCTCGGTTTCGCTGCTGGCCACGACTCCCCCAACCTGAATAACGAACCAAGAAACATTcaaagcagcagcagcaacagtgAAGTATCAAACGCAACCACAG GTGCGAGAAACACGAACACAACATCATTCGCTAGTGTAACATCAAGAACACCGACCACACCTGTAGCCATCAAAGAGCCAGGAAAGAGAGGGAAGAAACAGAGTCGGGTGCTTCTGTCTACAACCAGTGTACGCCGGTACTGA
- the LOC106402297 gene encoding light-regulated protein 1, chloroplastic-like, whose protein sequence is MQGALCIKPTILPLSSPLFSPKLTILLPQTITNTKASRLSSLRPNTSSPTTSDPLTVDYDSLLSVFPAEACEVISGYACSADISPEVKLETKPVSRSVASESVNREYLEYNNPKTVFAAEACDDLGGEFCEPDYQKDVY, encoded by the exons atgcaAGGAGCTTTGTGTATCAAACCAACCATTCTTCCTCTTTCTTCACCACTTTTTTCTCCAAAGCTAACTATTCTTCTTCCTCAGACCATCACCAACACTAAAGCTTCAAGACTCTCATCTCTGAGACCAAACACATCATCTCCTACAACCTCTGATCCTCTCACCGTTGACTATGACTCCCTCCTTTC TGTTTTCCCAGCCGAAGCATGTGAAGTGATCAGCGGATATGCATGTTCAGCTGACATTTCCCCTGAAGTCAAGCTTGAAACAAAGCCCGTCTCACGTTCCGTGGCTTCAGAGTCGGTAAACCGAGAATACCTAGAGTACAACAACCCCAAAAC TGTTTTCGCCGCAGAGGCATGCGATGATCTTGGAGGAGAATTCTGCGAACCTGACTATCAAAAAGATGTCTATTAG
- the LOC106402307 gene encoding protein COFACTOR ASSEMBLY OF COMPLEX C SUBUNIT B CCB1, chloroplastic-like, producing MATKLLSPPLSCPWVTSRDVVIKGLRRRGWETKRNRVSPVVTAMVVEPLSAVSSSAIQIHQWWEQNPSSLLLMSETGGGYSLASYYTSLGLFVISVPGLWSLIKRSVKSKIVRKTFVVSEGIKKEPKQVAGEILSFFTRKNFNVTDRGETITFEGTMVPSRGQAALLTFCTCISLASVGLVLTITVPDFGNNWFFITILSPLAGAYYWKKASRKEEIKVKMMVGKKGKLDEIVVQGDDVQVEEMRKELLLSEKGMVYVKGLFERS from the exons ATGGCGACGAAGCTGTTATCTCCGCCGTTGTCTTGTCCATGGGTGACTTCAAGAGATGTAGTAATCAAAGGGCTGCGGAGACGGGGATGGGAGACGAAGCGGAACAGAGTCTCCCCCGTCGTCACCGCCATGGTTGTAGAGCCTCTCTCTGCTGTATCTTCTTCAGCGATTCAGATTCATCAATGGTGGGAGCAAAACCCTAGTTCATTACTGTTGATGTCGGAGACTGGTGGTGGTTACTCGTTAGCTAGCTACTACACGTCTTTGGGTTTGTTCGTTATCTCAGTTCCAGGTCTTTGGTCTCTCATCAAACGCTCTGTTAAATCAAAG ATAGTGAGAAAGACGTTCGTTGTTAGCGAAGGGATCAAGAAGGAGCCAAAGCAAGTTGCTGGAGagattctttctttcttcacAAGGAAGAACTTTAATGTTACCGATCGAGGAGAAACAATCAC GTTTGAAGGAACAATGGTTCCGAGTAGAGGACAAGCTGCTCTGCTCACGTTCTGTACGTGTATAAGCTTAGCAAGTGTGGGTCTTGTCCTAACCATTACGGTGCCTGATTTTGGGAACAATTGGTTCTTCATTACCATTCTTAGTCCACTCGC AGGAGCGTATTACTGGAAGAAGGCGTCGAGGAAGGAGGAGATAAAGGTGAAGATGATGGTGGGAAAAAAGGGGAAACTGGATGAGATTGTGGTTCAAGGGGATGATGTACAAGTTGAAGAGATGAGGAAGGAGCTTCTGCTTAGTGAGAAAGGCATGGTTTATGTTAAAGGTCTCTTTGAGAGATCATGA
- the LOC125580282 gene encoding RING finger protein 10-like isoform X1 → MSILPPTHIQGHESSPPPSNSSLNPSSEHGNSSLVSPPPSSRIGSLTLAGSSLPTSDFSSGSREPIAAAEEEHSHGSSKEITQIGAGKGSFSPPSADRHDHLRYDSRRNRSRGRNARAAAAASSSHVQQQHNATGPSNSPRGSSHHNPTGRRANMISGNHLLNFQYDPISPQQFRPPPPPQRRQMHRRRPYNKDLFLQANYKFVVLDTGDHSPDSMDPDKMLQWDNIICVRYSTPSPVQCPICLEYPLCPQITSCGHIFCFPCVLQYLLIGEDNHKAECFKRCPLCFVMISPRELYTVYIENVKQYSVGDPIEFILLTRKKDSFAPTRKNEIDSDVPDPFSKFTFTQDVDLSVRQAVSELDGWIARADPGLVDDLEKHLYVNAALERLEERKLYWKEQRLSNCCKPSAKPRSHVPSSSPPDVSRAGYQAPSLAKGATISSSNDQDKSTEESSVGKSDEESQSSLEKSCDDGHSLVEKDAPLMPSSDNGSKRPLLHQNDSKDQKDNDDAYNFYQSVDGQHIILHSLNMKCLLHHYGSNDFLPTRVSGKIVEMETVTQSEAIRRRYRFLSHFSLTTTFQICEIDMRESLPPEAFAPFMDEIKKREKQRKERARKERKDKIKAEVAAAAELAPLMASCGQFYYGDDPSFSLDDFEALGNSAPVVSSSPPTIGERSSFSHVTRLGFAAGHDSPNLNNEPRNIQSSSSNSEVSNATTGARNTNTTSFASVTSRTPTTPVAIKEPGKRGKKQSRVLLSTTSVRRY, encoded by the exons ATGTCCATCTTGCCTCCTACGCATATCCAAGGTCACgaatcttctcctcctccttcgAATTCGTCTCTAAACCCTAGCTCTGAGCATGGCAACAGCTCTCTCGTGTCTCCTCCTCCTTCCTCTCGAATTGGATCCCTCACCCTCGCCGGATCATCTCTCCCAACTTCTGATTTCTCCAGTGGCTCTCGCG AACCGATTGCTGCAGCTGAGGAGGAGCATAGCCATGGATCTTCCAAAGAG ATAACGCAAATTGGAGCAGGGAAGGGGAGCTTTTCCCCACCTAGTGCAGATAGACATGACCATCTTCGATATGATAGTCGAAGAAATAGGTCCAGAGGGAGAAATGCcagagctgctgctgctgcttcttcttctcatgtGCAGCAGCAGCACAATGCTACTGGACCCTCCAACTCTCCTAGAGGCTCCTCTCATCACAATCCAACTGGTAGACGGGCTAATATGATTAGCGGGAACCATTTACTGAACTTTCAGTATGATCCCATTTCTCCCCAACAGTTCAggcctcctcctccacctcaGAGAAGGCAAATGCACAGGAGGAGGCCTTATAACAAGGACTTGTTTCTCCAGGCGAATTACAAGTTCGTTGTGTTGGACACTGGTGATCACTCTCCTGATTCCATGGATCCTGATAAGATGCTGCAGTGGGATAATATCATTTGCGTGAGGTACTCCACTCCGTCTCCTGTGCAGTGCCCTATCTGCTTGGAGTATCCTCTCTGTCCGCAGATAACCTCGTGTGGGCATATCTTCTGCTTCCCTTGTGTTCTGCAGTACCTTTTGATCGGTGAGGATAACCACAAGGCGGAGTGCTTCAAGAGGTGTCCTCTGTGCTTTGTGATGATTTCTCCCAGAGAGTTGTACACCGTTTATATCGAAAAcgtcaaacagtactctgttgGAGATCCCATCGAGTTTATACTTCTGACTCGCAAGAAAGACTCTTTTGCTCCGACAAGGAAGAACGAGATTGACTCGGACGTTCCTGATCCATTTTCAAAGTTCACGTTCACGCAAGATGTTGATCTCTCTGTCAGACAGGCGGTTTCTGAGTTAGACGGTTGGATTGCAAGAGCAGATCCTGGGCTCGTGGACGACTTGGAGAAGCACCTATATGTGAACGCTGCTTTGGAGCGTTTGGAGGAGAGGAAGTTGTATTGGAAGGAGCAGAGGCTCTCTAATTGTTGCAAACCAAGCGCGAAGCCTAGAAGTCATGTACCGTCTTCCTCACCTCCTGATGTTTCTCGAGCTGGTTATCAAGCACCTAGCTTGGCTAAAGGAGCAACAATCAGCAGCTCTAACGATCAAGATAAATCAACTGAAGAATCTTCAGTTGGTAAGTCAGATGAGGAATCTCAGTCTAGTTTGGAAAAGAGTTGTGATGATGGTCACTCTCTTGTAGAAAAGGATGCACCGTTGATGCCCTCCTCAGACAATGGGAGTAAAAGGCCCCTTTTGCACCAAAATGACAGCAAGGATCAAAAGGACAACGATGATGCGTACAACTTTTATCAG TCCGTTGATGGACAGCATATTATCCTTCACTCTTTGAATATGAAATGCCTTCTGCACCACTATGGAAGCAATGACTTTCTTCCAACAAG AGTGAGTGGGAAGATAGTGGAAATGGAGACTGTCACCCAGTCAGAAGCGATAAGGAGACGCTACCGCTTCTTGAGTCATTTTTCTTTAACTACGACATTTCAG ATATGTGAGATTGATATGAGGGAATCATTACCTCCTGAAGCATTTGCTCCGTTTATGGACGAAATCAAGAAGCGTGAGAAGCAGAGGAAAGAACGTGCTAGGAAG GAGcgaaaagataaaataaaagctGAAGTAGCCGCAGCTGCAGAGCTTGCACCATTGATGGCCAGTTGTGGGCAGTTCTATTATGGTGACGATCCTTCATTTTCCTTGGATGATTTTGAAG CCCTTGGAAACTCTGCCCCAGTAGTATCGTCAAGCCCTCCAACCATCGGAGAGAGAAGTTCCTTCTCACACGTGACAAGGCTCGGTTTCGCTGCTGGCCACGACTCCCCCAACCTGAATAACGAACCAAGAAACATTcaaagcagcagcagcaacagtgAAGTATCAAACGCAACCACAG GTGCGAGAAACACGAACACAACATCATTCGCTAGTGTAACATCAAGAACACCGACCACACCTGTAGCCATCAAAGAGCCAGGAAAGAGAGGGAAGAAACAGAGTCGGGTGCTTCTGTCTACAACCAGTGTACGCCGGTACTGA
- the LOC106402318 gene encoding nodulation receptor kinase — MSSTPAAAIGGAVGALALIALLFLVLWFCIFRHKNASETTGSSDPSSQEGRNVAMELSMRESRRFEMEELAQATKSFTHKSLIGTGKFGEVYKGLLQDGVLVAIKRRHGLPTQEFVNEVRYLSSIKHRNLVTLLGYCQESNMQFLVYEYVPNGSVSNHLYGAGGSRLEFRNRLAISIGAAKGLAHLHSLSPRLIHKDFKTANVLVDENFIAKVADAGVRNFLGREDAGTSSHVVADHIFLSPEVQEFRSFSEKSDVYAFGVFLLELVSGREASEPSPSSSTQTLVEWMQNITDYTEIPAMIDERLGGTYTAEGVEEVITLTLICLDVSSEKRPTMSYVVTELERILDKEVSLTTVMGEGTPTVTLGSQLFKASK; from the exons ATGTCATCAACTCCTGCAGCAGCCATTGGAGGTGCTGTTGGAGCTCTTGCATTGATTGCTCTTTTGTTTCTTGTCCTATGGTTTTGCATCTTTCGTCACAAGAATGCGTCTGAGACAACAGGCTCTTCTGATCCATCTTCTCAAG AAGGAAGAAATGTTGCAATGGAGTTGTCAATGAGAGAATCAAGAAGGTTTGAAATGGAGGAACTTGCTCAAGCCACCAAGAGTTTCACCCATAAAAGCCTCATTGGTACAGGCAAATTCGGCGAGGTTTACAAAGGTCTGCTTCAAGACGGTGTCCTTGTAGCAATCAAGAGAAGACACGGTTTGCCTACACAAGAATTCGTCAACGAG GTTCGGTATCTATCGTCTATCAAGCATCGTAATCTTGTAACTCTCTTGGGTTATTGTCAAGAAAGCAATATGCAGTTTCTTGTTTACGAGTACGTTCCTAATGGAAGTGTTTCCAATCACCTGTACG GTGCTGGTGGAAGTAGGCTAGAGTTCAGAAATAGGCTTGCCATATCTATAGGAGCAGCTAAAG GATTGGCACATCTTCACTCACTGAGTCCTCGGTTGATACACAAGGACTTCAAAACTGCAAATGTTCTTGTGGATGAAAACTTCATTGCTAAAGTTGCGGATGCAGGAGTCCGTAACTTCTTAGGAAGAGAGGATGCTGGTACATCGTCTCACGTTGTTGCTGACCACATCTTCCTCTCTCCAGA GGTTCAAGAGTTCAGAAGCTTTTCAGAGAAAAGTGATGTCTATGCTTTTGGGGTATTCCTCTTGGAATTAGTAAGTGGAAGAGAAGCATCAGAACCATCCCCTTCAAGCTCAACACAAACTCTAGTCGAATGG ATGCAAAACATAACGGATTACACTGAGATACCCGCAATGATCGATGAGAGACTAGGTGGTACATACACAGCAGAAGGAGTGGAGGAGGTTATTACACTGACACTGATATGTCTTGATGTATCAAGTGAGAAGAGACCAACAATGAGTTACGTTGTGACGGAGCTTGAGAGAATATTGGACAAAGAAGTGAGCTTAACAACAGTAATGGGTGAAGGTACTCCAACTGTTACTCTTGGTAGTCAGCTTTTTAAAGCATCAAAGTGA